A single region of the Salmo salar chromosome ssa16, Ssal_v3.1, whole genome shotgun sequence genome encodes:
- the LOC106574427 gene encoding metalloreductase STEAP3 isoform X1 codes for MSARQKYTDVKKGAQDRMPQEEMKKPLILGGASPRHLKTSISDPSTPLVGIMGTGDFSRSLATRLVASGYRVVVGSRNPKRCASLFPEEAEVTTQHQAATQADLVFVALFPEHYSTLAGLREPLVGKTLVDVSNGTKINRDKQSYAEQLANIFPESSVVKAFNVISAWSLQTGPRDGSRQVLICSDSSRAKSAVLQICRSLGFIPVDMGRLSSAQEIENTPLYLFPSWRVPCLSTLCLFFFFYAYNFLRDVVHPYATAGKSKFYKIPVEMVNVTLPSVALVTLALVYLPGLVAAFLQLSWGTKYRRFPNWLDRWLQQRKQLGLCAFLCAALHAVYSLCLPMRRSARYNLLNTAFKQVKVGQEDSWVEEEVWRMELYLSIGILALGLLSLLAISSLPTVGNSLNWREFSFVQSRLGYMALLMATLHTLTYGWDRGLDPEQYRFYLPPTFLLVLALPLAVLLGRLALFLPCVALRLSRIRRGWEKSRAIRFTLPEDERNGLSQEDISNV; via the exons ATGAGCGCAAGACAAAAATACACAGACGTCAAGAAAGGAG CTCAGGACAGGATGCCCCAGGAGGAGATGAAGAAGCCTCTTATACTTGGTGGTGCCAGCCCCAGACACCTCAAAACCTCAATTTCTGATCCAAGTACCCCCTTGGTTGGCATCATGGGCACAGGTGACTTCTCCCGCTCCTTAGCCACCAGGCTGGTAGCCTCTGGGTACCGGGTGGTGGTGGGCAGCCGCAACCCCAAGCGCTGTGCCTCCCTCTTTCCCGAGGAGGCTGAGGTGACCACCCAGCACCAGGCTGCCACCCAGGCCGACCTGGTGTTCGTGGCCCTCTTCCCCGAGCACTACTCCACCCTGGCTGGGCTGAGGGAGCCGCTAGTGGGGAAGACTCTGGTGGATGTTAGTAATGGTACTAAGATCAACAGGGATAAGCAGTCCTACGCGGAGCAGCTGGCCAATATCTTCCCAGAGAGCAGTGTGGTGAAGGCCTTCAATGTGATCTCGGCCTGGAGCCTGCAGACGGGGCCAAGGGACGGCAGCAGACAG GTGCTGATTTGCAGTGACAGTAGTAGGGCCAAGAGCGCTGTACTCCAGATCTGCCGCAGTCTTGGCTTCATCCCTGTTGACATGGGCCGCCTCTCCTCTGCCCAGGAGATAGAGAACACCCCCCTGTACCTCTTCCCCTCGTGGCGCGTCCCATGTCTCTCCACCCTctgcctcttcttcttcttctatgccTACAACTTCCTTCGTGACGTCGTCCACCCGTACGCCACGGCAGGGAAGAGCAAATTCTACAAAATTCCGGTGGAGATGGTAAATGTGACACTCCCCTCGGTGGCCTTGGTGACCCTGGCTCTGGTCTACCTGCCCGGCCTTGTGGCTGCCTTCCTGCAGCTGTCGTGGGGCACCAAGTACAGGCGTTTCCCCAACTGGTTGGATCGCTGGCTGCAGCAGCGGAAGCAGTTGGGCCTCTGTGCCTTCCTCTGCGCAGCGCTGCACGCCGTCTACAGCCTGTGTTTGCCCATGCGCAGGTCTGCTCGCTACAATCTTCTCAACACTGCCTTCAAACAG GTGAAGGTAGGCCAGGAAGACTcgtgggtagaggaggaggtgtggaggaTGGAGCTGTATCTGTCTATAGGCATCCTGGCCCTGGGCCTGCTCTCTCTGCTGGCTATCTCCTCACTGCCCACCGTGGGCAACTCGCTCAACTGGAGGGAGTTCAGCTTCGTACAG tCCAGACTGGGCTACATGGCCCTGTTGATGGCCACCCTCCACACGCTGACCTACGGCTGGGACCGGGGCTTGGACCCGGAGCAGTATCGCTTCTACCTCCCTCCCACCTTCTTGCTGGTGCTGGCCCTGCCGCTGGCTGTGCTGCTGGGGAGGCTGGCTCTGTTCCTGCCGTGCGTGGCTCTCCGGCTGAGTCGTATCAGGAGAGGTTGGGAGAAAAGCCGAGCCATACGGTTCACACTGCCTGAGGACGAGCGTAACGGGCTTTCACAGGAGGACATCAGTAATGTTTGA
- the LOC106574427 gene encoding metalloreductase STEAP3 isoform X3, with amino-acid sequence MSARQKYTDVKKGAQDRMPQEEMKKPLILGGASPRHLKTSISDPSTPLVGIMGTGDFSRSLATRLVASGYRVVVGSRNPKRCASLFPEEAEVTTQHQAATQADLVFVALFPEHYSTLAGLREPLVGKTLVDVSNGTKINRDKQSYAEQLANIFPESSVVKAFNVISAWSLQTGPRDGSRQVLICSDSSRAKSAVLQICRSLGFIPVDMGRLSSAQEIENTPLYLFPSWRVPCLSTLCLFFFFYAYNFLRDVVHPYATAGKSKFYKIPVEMVNVTLPSVALVTLALVYLPGLVAAFLQLSWGTKYRRFPNWLDRWLQQRKQLGLCAFLCAALHAVYSLCLPMRRSARYNLLNTAFKQVKVGQEDSWVEEEVWRMELYLSIGILALGLLSLLAISSLPTVGNSLNWREFSFVQG; translated from the exons ATGAGCGCAAGACAAAAATACACAGACGTCAAGAAAGGAG CTCAGGACAGGATGCCCCAGGAGGAGATGAAGAAGCCTCTTATACTTGGTGGTGCCAGCCCCAGACACCTCAAAACCTCAATTTCTGATCCAAGTACCCCCTTGGTTGGCATCATGGGCACAGGTGACTTCTCCCGCTCCTTAGCCACCAGGCTGGTAGCCTCTGGGTACCGGGTGGTGGTGGGCAGCCGCAACCCCAAGCGCTGTGCCTCCCTCTTTCCCGAGGAGGCTGAGGTGACCACCCAGCACCAGGCTGCCACCCAGGCCGACCTGGTGTTCGTGGCCCTCTTCCCCGAGCACTACTCCACCCTGGCTGGGCTGAGGGAGCCGCTAGTGGGGAAGACTCTGGTGGATGTTAGTAATGGTACTAAGATCAACAGGGATAAGCAGTCCTACGCGGAGCAGCTGGCCAATATCTTCCCAGAGAGCAGTGTGGTGAAGGCCTTCAATGTGATCTCGGCCTGGAGCCTGCAGACGGGGCCAAGGGACGGCAGCAGACAG GTGCTGATTTGCAGTGACAGTAGTAGGGCCAAGAGCGCTGTACTCCAGATCTGCCGCAGTCTTGGCTTCATCCCTGTTGACATGGGCCGCCTCTCCTCTGCCCAGGAGATAGAGAACACCCCCCTGTACCTCTTCCCCTCGTGGCGCGTCCCATGTCTCTCCACCCTctgcctcttcttcttcttctatgccTACAACTTCCTTCGTGACGTCGTCCACCCGTACGCCACGGCAGGGAAGAGCAAATTCTACAAAATTCCGGTGGAGATGGTAAATGTGACACTCCCCTCGGTGGCCTTGGTGACCCTGGCTCTGGTCTACCTGCCCGGCCTTGTGGCTGCCTTCCTGCAGCTGTCGTGGGGCACCAAGTACAGGCGTTTCCCCAACTGGTTGGATCGCTGGCTGCAGCAGCGGAAGCAGTTGGGCCTCTGTGCCTTCCTCTGCGCAGCGCTGCACGCCGTCTACAGCCTGTGTTTGCCCATGCGCAGGTCTGCTCGCTACAATCTTCTCAACACTGCCTTCAAACAG GTGAAGGTAGGCCAGGAAGACTcgtgggtagaggaggaggtgtggaggaTGGAGCTGTATCTGTCTATAGGCATCCTGGCCCTGGGCCTGCTCTCTCTGCTGGCTATCTCCTCACTGCCCACCGTGGGCAACTCGCTCAACTGGAGGGAGTTCAGCTTCGTACAG GGATGA
- the LOC106574427 gene encoding metalloreductase STEAP3 isoform X2 — protein MPQEEMKKPLILGGASPRHLKTSISDPSTPLVGIMGTGDFSRSLATRLVASGYRVVVGSRNPKRCASLFPEEAEVTTQHQAATQADLVFVALFPEHYSTLAGLREPLVGKTLVDVSNGTKINRDKQSYAEQLANIFPESSVVKAFNVISAWSLQTGPRDGSRQVLICSDSSRAKSAVLQICRSLGFIPVDMGRLSSAQEIENTPLYLFPSWRVPCLSTLCLFFFFYAYNFLRDVVHPYATAGKSKFYKIPVEMVNVTLPSVALVTLALVYLPGLVAAFLQLSWGTKYRRFPNWLDRWLQQRKQLGLCAFLCAALHAVYSLCLPMRRSARYNLLNTAFKQVKVGQEDSWVEEEVWRMELYLSIGILALGLLSLLAISSLPTVGNSLNWREFSFVQSRLGYMALLMATLHTLTYGWDRGLDPEQYRFYLPPTFLLVLALPLAVLLGRLALFLPCVALRLSRIRRGWEKSRAIRFTLPEDERNGLSQEDISNV, from the exons ATGCCCCAGGAGGAGATGAAGAAGCCTCTTATACTTGGTGGTGCCAGCCCCAGACACCTCAAAACCTCAATTTCTGATCCAAGTACCCCCTTGGTTGGCATCATGGGCACAGGTGACTTCTCCCGCTCCTTAGCCACCAGGCTGGTAGCCTCTGGGTACCGGGTGGTGGTGGGCAGCCGCAACCCCAAGCGCTGTGCCTCCCTCTTTCCCGAGGAGGCTGAGGTGACCACCCAGCACCAGGCTGCCACCCAGGCCGACCTGGTGTTCGTGGCCCTCTTCCCCGAGCACTACTCCACCCTGGCTGGGCTGAGGGAGCCGCTAGTGGGGAAGACTCTGGTGGATGTTAGTAATGGTACTAAGATCAACAGGGATAAGCAGTCCTACGCGGAGCAGCTGGCCAATATCTTCCCAGAGAGCAGTGTGGTGAAGGCCTTCAATGTGATCTCGGCCTGGAGCCTGCAGACGGGGCCAAGGGACGGCAGCAGACAG GTGCTGATTTGCAGTGACAGTAGTAGGGCCAAGAGCGCTGTACTCCAGATCTGCCGCAGTCTTGGCTTCATCCCTGTTGACATGGGCCGCCTCTCCTCTGCCCAGGAGATAGAGAACACCCCCCTGTACCTCTTCCCCTCGTGGCGCGTCCCATGTCTCTCCACCCTctgcctcttcttcttcttctatgccTACAACTTCCTTCGTGACGTCGTCCACCCGTACGCCACGGCAGGGAAGAGCAAATTCTACAAAATTCCGGTGGAGATGGTAAATGTGACACTCCCCTCGGTGGCCTTGGTGACCCTGGCTCTGGTCTACCTGCCCGGCCTTGTGGCTGCCTTCCTGCAGCTGTCGTGGGGCACCAAGTACAGGCGTTTCCCCAACTGGTTGGATCGCTGGCTGCAGCAGCGGAAGCAGTTGGGCCTCTGTGCCTTCCTCTGCGCAGCGCTGCACGCCGTCTACAGCCTGTGTTTGCCCATGCGCAGGTCTGCTCGCTACAATCTTCTCAACACTGCCTTCAAACAG GTGAAGGTAGGCCAGGAAGACTcgtgggtagaggaggaggtgtggaggaTGGAGCTGTATCTGTCTATAGGCATCCTGGCCCTGGGCCTGCTCTCTCTGCTGGCTATCTCCTCACTGCCCACCGTGGGCAACTCGCTCAACTGGAGGGAGTTCAGCTTCGTACAG tCCAGACTGGGCTACATGGCCCTGTTGATGGCCACCCTCCACACGCTGACCTACGGCTGGGACCGGGGCTTGGACCCGGAGCAGTATCGCTTCTACCTCCCTCCCACCTTCTTGCTGGTGCTGGCCCTGCCGCTGGCTGTGCTGCTGGGGAGGCTGGCTCTGTTCCTGCCGTGCGTGGCTCTCCGGCTGAGTCGTATCAGGAGAGGTTGGGAGAAAAGCCGAGCCATACGGTTCACACTGCCTGAGGACGAGCGTAACGGGCTTTCACAGGAGGACATCAGTAATGTTTGA